A DNA window from Anaerolineae bacterium contains the following coding sequences:
- the kdpC gene encoding potassium-transporting ATPase subunit KdpC, with amino-acid sequence MHTQLKPAIVLLTLFTLVTGLLYPWTVTALAQLIFPHQANGSLIVKNGRLVGSELIGQPFDAPQYFWGRPSATQPFPYNAAASSGSNLGPTSAILMANVQARLNALRAVDPNNNAPAPVDLVTASASGLDPHISVAAARYQATRVAQVRGLDLAEVNRLINKHTAGRTFGLLGEPRVNVLLLNLALDGLK; translated from the coding sequence ATGCACACTCAACTTAAACCGGCAATTGTGTTATTGACCTTATTTACTCTCGTCACTGGCCTGCTTTATCCTTGGACCGTAACCGCATTGGCTCAACTTATTTTTCCACATCAGGCCAACGGCAGTTTGATTGTCAAAAATGGGCGGCTGGTTGGCTCAGAACTCATCGGCCAGCCGTTTGATGCCCCCCAATATTTCTGGGGCCGACCTTCGGCTACTCAGCCGTTCCCTTACAATGCAGCCGCTTCCTCCGGCTCCAATCTAGGGCCAACCAGCGCTATCTTAATGGCCAATGTGCAGGCGCGTCTCAACGCGCTGCGGGCTGTCGACCCGAACAACAACGCCCCTGCGCCGGTCGACCTGGTCACAGCCTCGGCCAGCGGGCTGGACCCGCATATCAGCGTAGCCGCGGCCCGCTATCAGGCGACGCGAGTGGCCCAGGTCAGAGGGCTTGATCTGGCAGAAGTCAACCGCCTGATTAATAAGCACACCGCAGGCCGCACCTTCGGCCTGTTGGGCGAGCCGCGAGTCAATGTGCTGCTTTTGAATCTGGCCCTGGATGGGTTAAAATAA